Proteins from a single region of Chryseobacterium sp. T16E-39:
- a CDS encoding DUF6766 family protein encodes MNKQSFMYRNSLSIVLITLMLICLLGQFLTGWNTQNKELLENGETALSVGEYVYSGHFIQATFENWESEFLQMMIYVLLTISLRQKGSSESKSLEEKEDVDREPVPHPNAPWPVKKGGIWLKIYKHSLSIAFAILFLLSFMLHFYGSLKEYNTEQISKEKPTITALEYISESRFWFESFQNWQSEFLAVFSLVILSIWLREKGSPESKPVDMPHDNTP; translated from the coding sequence ATGAATAAACAAAGTTTCATGTACCGTAATAGTTTAAGCATCGTTTTAATTACGTTAATGCTTATCTGTCTTTTAGGTCAGTTTCTAACAGGTTGGAATACCCAGAATAAAGAACTGCTTGAAAATGGTGAAACCGCCCTCAGTGTAGGTGAATATGTCTACAGCGGGCATTTTATCCAGGCTACCTTTGAAAACTGGGAGAGTGAGTTTTTACAAATGATGATTTATGTTTTACTTACTATTTCACTAAGACAAAAGGGTTCAAGTGAATCTAAATCGTTGGAAGAAAAAGAAGATGTTGATAGAGAACCTGTGCCTCATCCAAATGCACCATGGCCGGTAAAGAAAGGAGGAATATGGCTGAAAATTTACAAACATTCGCTGTCTATTGCTTTTGCTATTTTATTTCTCTTAAGCTTTATGCTTCATTTTTATGGAAGTCTGAAAGAATATAATACGGAACAGATTTCTAAAGAAAAACCTACTATTACGGCATTGGAATATATATCAGAATCCAGATTCTGGTTTGAGTCATTTCAGAATTGGCAGAGTGAATTCCTTGCAGTTTTTTCCCTTGTGATACTCTCCATCTGGCTCAGGGAAAAAGGTTCTCCGGAATCTAAACCGGTGGATATGCCACATGATAATACACCTTAA
- a CDS encoding Crp/Fnr family transcriptional regulator, with amino-acid sequence MKNINNYLAQVLNVPTEQVNNCSLHYEVKKIPKNQFLLQYGEICRYVFFVEKGLLKMYSIDKNGKEHIIQFAPENWLISDRTSIYFNEQSVYYIEAVEDSEVLFLHPDFFNKLVSQFPDSLERRDILLQKHVKSLQDRINSLLGETAEERYLKFIKMYPDLLLRVPQWMIASYLGITPESLSRVRKELARKNFVVD; translated from the coding sequence ATGAAGAATATTAATAACTATTTAGCTCAGGTTTTAAATGTCCCCACGGAACAGGTGAATAACTGTAGTTTGCATTACGAAGTGAAAAAGATCCCAAAGAATCAGTTTCTTTTGCAATACGGTGAAATTTGCCGTTATGTTTTTTTTGTAGAAAAAGGACTTTTGAAGATGTATTCCATTGATAAAAATGGGAAAGAGCATATCATCCAATTTGCTCCTGAAAACTGGCTGATTTCTGATAGAACCAGTATTTATTTTAATGAACAGTCGGTATATTATATTGAAGCTGTTGAAGATTCAGAAGTTTTGTTTTTACATCCGGATTTCTTTAATAAGCTGGTTTCCCAGTTTCCGGACAGTCTGGAAAGAAGAGATATTCTGCTGCAGAAACATGTAAAAAGTCTTCAGGACAGAATCAACTCTTTATTGGGAGAAACTGCTGAAGAAAGATACCTGAAGTTCATTAAAATGTATCCGGATCTGTTATTAAGGGTTCCTCAATGGATGATCGCCTCTTATTTAGGAATAACACCCGAAAGTTTAAGCCGTGTACGAAAAGAATTAGCAAGAAAAAACTTTGTAGTAGACTAG
- a CDS encoding response regulator transcription factor, translating to MKILIIEDEAELAKSISEYLSEEDYLCEFASSFLEATNKIEMFQYDCILLDIMLPDGNGLKILEELKKQNKQDGVIIISAKNALDDKINGLQMGADDYLTKPFHLSELLARIYSVIRRKQFNNSNTVQQGELQIDLLAKKVSINHQTVALTKKEFDLLIYFIGNKNKVISKSTLAEHLSGDFADMLDNHDFVYAHVKNLKKKLYDAGCDHYLKTVYGTGYKWEGS from the coding sequence ATGAAAATATTGATCATAGAAGACGAAGCAGAACTTGCCAAAAGCATCTCCGAATATCTTTCGGAAGAAGATTATCTGTGTGAATTTGCGTCCTCATTTCTTGAAGCAACCAATAAAATAGAAATGTTTCAATACGATTGTATCTTATTAGACATTATGCTTCCTGATGGAAACGGACTTAAAATTTTAGAGGAATTAAAAAAGCAGAATAAACAGGATGGTGTAATTATCATTTCGGCGAAAAATGCATTAGATGATAAGATCAATGGGTTACAAATGGGAGCAGATGATTATCTTACAAAACCATTTCACCTTTCTGAACTTTTGGCTAGAATCTATTCTGTGATCCGTAGAAAACAATTTAATAATTCAAATACGGTACAACAGGGTGAACTGCAAATTGATCTTTTGGCTAAAAAAGTATCTATCAATCACCAAACAGTAGCGCTTACCAAAAAAGAATTTGATCTTCTTATATATTTCATCGGAAATAAAAATAAAGTAATTTCCAAAAGCACATTAGCAGAACATCTTTCTGGAGATTTTGCTGACATGCTGGATAATCACGATTTTGTATATGCTCATGTAAAGAATTTGAAAAAGAAGTTATATGATGCGGGATGTGATCATTATTTAAAAACGGTTTATGGGACAGGATATAAATGGGAAGGGAGTTAA
- a CDS encoding PepSY-like domain-containing protein, giving the protein MKKLAVLVIMISGATIVHAQKIQQAKVPASVQTTFKTQFPEAKKVKWEKEKDNFEAEFQSNGIAYSVLFGGGGDIIEKEVPIKVNTLSTSIKQFITDKYPDQKIKEAAKITDSKGVMTYEAEVDGKDLIFDMNGKFLKEIKD; this is encoded by the coding sequence ATGAAAAAATTAGCAGTATTAGTAATAATGATTTCAGGTGCAACTATAGTACACGCACAAAAAATCCAACAGGCAAAAGTTCCTGCCTCAGTTCAAACTACTTTCAAAACTCAATTTCCTGAAGCAAAAAAGGTAAAATGGGAAAAGGAGAAAGATAATTTCGAAGCTGAATTTCAATCAAATGGGATTGCTTACTCTGTCTTATTTGGTGGCGGAGGAGACATCATTGAAAAAGAGGTTCCTATAAAAGTTAATACTCTTTCTACCTCGATCAAGCAGTTTATTACTGATAAATACCCAGATCAGAAAATAAAAGAAGCTGCTAAAATAACAGATTCAAAAGGAGTGATGACTTACGAAGCAGAAGTAGATGGGAAAGATTTGATCTTTGACATGAATGGAAAATTCTTAAAGGAAATTAAAGACTAA
- a CDS encoding Crp/Fnr family transcriptional regulator, with amino-acid sequence MKTISCMNIDQELLYAFGAENKTYKRGELVFKEGDHALYYFQIAEGKVKLNNYNEEGKEFIQNILGKNQSFGDSLLFLDKAYPTDATALTSLEIIRITKDNFLKLLEKKPDVSLTMNACLSQRLYYKILMTQYMAYQNPVFRLKGLMEYLKSYSENDCQFGFPIELTRQQIANLTGLRVETVIRTLKKMEKDKTIKIENRRILF; translated from the coding sequence ATGAAAACAATTAGTTGTATGAATATTGATCAGGAGCTTTTATATGCTTTTGGTGCAGAAAATAAAACCTACAAAAGAGGGGAATTAGTTTTTAAAGAAGGAGATCATGCACTTTATTATTTTCAGATTGCAGAAGGAAAGGTAAAACTGAACAATTACAATGAAGAAGGTAAGGAATTTATCCAGAACATATTAGGTAAAAACCAAAGTTTCGGAGATTCATTGCTTTTTTTAGATAAGGCTTATCCTACAGATGCAACAGCTTTGACCTCTTTAGAAATTATCAGAATTACAAAAGATAATTTCCTGAAACTGTTAGAAAAAAAACCGGATGTTTCTTTAACGATGAATGCCTGTCTTTCCCAAAGATTATATTATAAAATTTTAATGACTCAATATATGGCCTATCAAAACCCTGTATTCAGGTTAAAAGGTTTAATGGAGTATCTGAAGAGCTATTCCGAAAATGACTGCCAGTTTGGGTTTCCTATTGAGCTCACCAGACAGCAGATTGCCAACCTTACCGGACTGCGTGTGGAAACGGTTATCAGGACTTTGAAGAAAATGGAAAAAGACAAGACTATTAAAATAGAAAACAGACGAATCTTATTTTAG
- a CDS encoding SDR family oxidoreductase, with protein MGELRLNNKSVLITGADSGIGKAVALLFAQEGANIAIVYHTDDEDAEQTKNEIMLTGRKSIILKGDINDYEFCEKAVAEVVEEFGDIDVLVNNAGVQFPSDNIEQLEEKNIRKTFDSNIIGMILLTKVAFPYLKEGSSIINTTSAVAYQGHEELLDYSATKGAIVSFTRSLALQSKSKGIRVNAVAPGPVATPLTKETFGEEEDDSTKPPFERNATPEEVAACFLFLASTDSAQITGQVLHPNGGLIVNG; from the coding sequence ATGGGAGAATTAAGATTAAATAATAAATCAGTTCTCATTACGGGTGCTGACAGTGGAATTGGTAAAGCAGTAGCTTTATTATTTGCACAGGAAGGAGCCAATATTGCCATTGTGTACCATACGGATGATGAGGATGCTGAACAGACTAAAAATGAGATCATGCTTACAGGCAGGAAATCAATTATCCTGAAAGGGGATATTAATGATTATGAATTCTGTGAAAAGGCGGTTGCAGAGGTTGTAGAAGAATTCGGGGATATAGATGTTTTAGTCAATAATGCGGGAGTACAGTTCCCCTCAGACAATATTGAGCAATTGGAGGAAAAAAATATCAGGAAGACCTTTGATTCCAATATTATAGGAATGATCTTACTGACAAAAGTTGCTTTTCCTTATTTAAAAGAAGGAAGCAGTATTATTAATACAACTTCTGCTGTAGCTTATCAGGGGCATGAAGAGCTTTTGGATTATTCTGCAACAAAAGGTGCCATTGTATCATTTACCCGATCTCTGGCATTGCAATCGAAATCTAAAGGAATCCGCGTAAACGCCGTAGCACCGGGACCGGTGGCCACTCCATTAACCAAAGAAACTTTTGGAGAAGAGGAAGATGACTCCACTAAGCCTCCATTTGAGCGTAATGCAACTCCTGAAGAAGTAGCTGCCTGTTTTTTATTCCTTGCAAGTACTGATTCAGCACAAATTACAGGACAAGTATTACATCCAAACGGAGGACTGATCGTAAATGGATAA
- a CDS encoding YfiT family bacillithiol transferase, with translation MSNLEQKKYPIGQFDKPDHICDIELDKYMKVIKNFPDKLKDLIENFTDDQLDTPYREGGWTVRQLVNHIADSHANSYIRFKLALTEDNPTIKPYEEAKWAELQDSINIPIKPAMRMIKGTHQRWHVLLKTLTNKQFERTFHHPENHTDYDLRYYLAFYCWHCHHHFAHIDNLKKEKGW, from the coding sequence ATGAGTAATTTAGAACAAAAGAAATATCCAATTGGACAGTTTGATAAGCCTGATCACATCTGTGATATTGAACTGGATAAATATATGAAGGTGATTAAAAATTTTCCCGACAAGTTAAAAGACCTCATTGAAAATTTCACCGACGATCAGTTGGATACTCCTTATAGAGAAGGAGGGTGGACTGTAAGGCAGCTTGTTAATCATATTGCAGATAGTCATGCCAATAGCTACATCCGTTTTAAATTAGCTTTAACTGAAGATAATCCAACCATAAAACCATATGAAGAAGCAAAATGGGCGGAACTTCAGGATAGTATCAATATCCCTATAAAACCGGCTATGAGAATGATCAAGGGAACTCACCAGAGATGGCATGTTTTACTGAAAACCCTTACGAATAAGCAATTTGAGAGAACATTTCATCATCCTGAAAACCATACGGATTATGATCTGAGGTATTACCTCGCATTCTATTGCTGGCATTGTCACCATCATTTCGCCCACATTGACAACCTGAAGAAAGAAAAAGGTTGGTAA
- a CDS encoding PLP-dependent aminotransferase family protein, protein MNKEFIYTEITNGLASQIRNGVLKPGDKLPSVRKLCLEHQISMNTAKRVFLELESQSLIQSKPQSGYFVSQLLSVKLPLPEVSRPSLIANNNEPDELISKVYENMGKDDLTLFSIAIPSGDLLPQAKLKKEIITATRELKDGGAGYEELQGNLKLRRVIAQRSLAWGGNFNENDLVTTNGGMNALSFCLMALGKPGDTIAIESPCYPGILQLATGFGLKVLELPTHPAHGIEIEALKKAIPKIDICLLIPNFNTPLGSCMSDENKKEVVKLLSENNIPLIEDDVYGDIYFGSHRPKCCKSFDKEGNVVYCSSVSKTLAPGYRVGWIAPGKYKDKILKLKLLHSTSSISIVNEAVANFLKTGRYEKHLQELRRTLQSNYQNYVQTIVEYFPEGTKTSRPQGGLSLWVEFDKKIQTRKLYDLAIKQNISIAPGRMFSLQDQFENCMRLCIGLPWSEETQKKLIEVGRLAKMIERES, encoded by the coding sequence ATGAATAAAGAATTTATATACACAGAGATTACCAACGGATTAGCTTCGCAGATTAGAAACGGGGTTTTAAAGCCTGGAGATAAACTTCCATCAGTGAGAAAGCTTTGCCTGGAACACCAAATAAGTATGAATACAGCTAAACGGGTGTTTCTCGAATTAGAATCCCAGTCGCTGATTCAGTCTAAACCACAATCAGGATATTTTGTCAGCCAACTGCTTTCTGTAAAATTGCCACTTCCCGAGGTAAGTCGTCCCTCTTTAATCGCCAATAATAATGAACCTGATGAACTGATCAGTAAAGTATATGAAAATATGGGTAAAGATGATCTTACCCTTTTTTCAATTGCTATTCCATCCGGCGATTTGCTTCCTCAGGCCAAGCTCAAAAAAGAAATTATTACTGCAACACGTGAACTGAAAGACGGAGGCGCAGGATATGAAGAACTTCAGGGAAACCTAAAATTAAGGAGAGTAATTGCCCAAAGATCATTAGCATGGGGAGGAAATTTTAACGAAAATGATCTCGTAACCACAAACGGAGGAATGAATGCTTTATCTTTTTGCTTAATGGCTTTAGGTAAGCCCGGGGATACCATTGCAATAGAAAGCCCTTGTTATCCGGGAATACTACAGCTGGCAACTGGTTTTGGATTAAAGGTATTGGAATTACCCACCCACCCGGCTCATGGAATTGAAATTGAGGCCCTTAAAAAAGCAATCCCTAAAATTGACATCTGTTTATTGATCCCAAATTTCAATACTCCTCTGGGAAGCTGCATGTCAGATGAAAATAAAAAAGAAGTAGTAAAGCTTCTTTCAGAGAATAATATTCCGCTTATTGAAGATGATGTTTATGGAGACATTTATTTCGGTTCCCATCGTCCTAAATGCTGCAAATCCTTTGATAAAGAAGGAAATGTTGTCTATTGCAGTTCCGTATCAAAAACGCTGGCTCCAGGGTATCGCGTTGGATGGATTGCTCCGGGAAAGTATAAGGATAAAATATTGAAACTGAAGCTTCTTCATTCTACTTCATCTATTTCTATTGTAAATGAAGCTGTTGCCAATTTTTTAAAGACAGGAAGATATGAAAAACACCTTCAGGAGCTGCGCCGTACGCTACAGAGCAATTATCAGAATTACGTACAAACCATTGTAGAATATTTCCCTGAGGGAACAAAAACCAGCAGACCCCAGGGAGGGCTTTCCCTGTGGGTAGAATTTGATAAAAAAATACAGACCCGGAAGTTATATGATCTGGCTATTAAACAGAATATCAGTATTGCACCCGGAAGAATGTTTAGTCTTCAGGATCAGTTTGAAAATTGCATGCGCTTATGTATTGGGCTTCCCTGGTCAGAAGAAACCCAAAAGAAACTGATAGAGGTTGGAAGACTTGCAAAAATGATTGAAAGGGAATCCTAG
- a CDS encoding sensor histidine kinase: MKPLLSKTTKPFLIYVLIILIISIPVYYWVVDAIWKGELDEHNRTIVEKTAYEFGRLKLSEEEFEKSILLWNKIQPGTNIEKIPFNSLKGDQAFTVEKQKTYAHPPELERYRCLKKVVYINQKPYLFTVETNIEESHETIAVIAVITIFFFLLIVLGLLFLNRKLSASIWEPFRNTLGKLKTFNLNSQHNIDFTPTDITEFEELNQSLKKLIEHNISVYKTQKEFTENASHELQTPLAIIKNKLDVLLQNKDLTEKQYQIVEEINRALTRSSRINQNLLLLAKIENQQFAQNEVLPMSELLHQSLEVFQEHFNQKQILVETQIAEGIYINGNKVLTETLINNLLVNIVRHTMNNGTAHIELSQKQMIISNSGSTILKEETLFKRFSKASTDTNGSGLGLSIVKEICIHQHWNLSYHFHNNHHVFSINF, translated from the coding sequence TTGAAACCTCTATTAAGCAAAACAACGAAACCTTTTCTGATCTATGTTCTTATCATATTGATCATCAGTATCCCTGTCTATTATTGGGTAGTGGATGCCATTTGGAAAGGAGAGTTGGATGAGCATAATAGGACCATTGTGGAGAAAACAGCATATGAGTTTGGGCGGTTAAAGCTTTCAGAGGAAGAGTTTGAAAAGAGTATTCTTTTGTGGAATAAAATTCAGCCTGGGACAAATATTGAAAAAATTCCCTTTAATTCTTTGAAAGGAGATCAGGCTTTTACTGTTGAGAAACAAAAAACCTATGCTCATCCACCAGAACTAGAGCGTTACAGATGTCTGAAAAAAGTAGTTTATATTAATCAGAAACCTTATCTTTTTACTGTAGAAACGAATATTGAGGAATCTCATGAGACCATTGCTGTTATTGCAGTTATTACAATTTTCTTCTTTTTATTGATTGTATTAGGATTATTATTTTTAAACAGAAAGCTTTCTGCTTCTATTTGGGAACCGTTTAGAAATACATTAGGAAAATTAAAGACCTTTAATCTTAACAGTCAGCATAACATTGATTTTACCCCTACTGATATCACTGAATTTGAGGAACTCAATCAGTCTTTGAAAAAATTGATAGAGCACAATATTTCTGTATACAAAACTCAAAAAGAATTTACTGAAAATGCCTCACATGAGTTACAGACTCCATTAGCTATTATTAAAAATAAACTAGATGTTCTATTGCAAAATAAAGATCTTACGGAAAAGCAATATCAAATTGTGGAAGAAATAAACCGGGCTCTAACAAGAAGCTCAAGAATTAATCAAAATCTCTTACTCCTCGCCAAAATCGAAAACCAACAATTTGCTCAAAATGAAGTTTTACCAATGAGTGAACTTCTTCATCAGAGTTTAGAGGTGTTTCAGGAACATTTTAATCAAAAACAGATTCTTGTTGAAACCCAAATTGCTGAAGGAATTTATATTAATGGCAACAAAGTATTAACAGAAACCCTGATTAATAATTTATTGGTCAATATTGTAAGACATACCATGAACAATGGAACTGCACACATTGAGCTTTCTCAAAAGCAAATGATCATTTCTAATTCAGGATCCACGATTTTAAAAGAAGAAACGCTGTTCAAAAGATTTTCAAAAGCTTCCACAGACACCAATGGAAGTGGACTGGGACTATCTATTGTCAAAGAGATCTGCATCCACCAACATTGGAATTTGTCCTATCATTTTCATAATAATCATCATGTTTTTTCTATTAATTTTTAA
- a CDS encoding DMT family transporter, whose protein sequence is MITNTISKDQALSGWINGFIGVLLFSGSLPATKLAVMDMSPIFVTIARAAIAGVLALAVLLIYKEKRPVKEQIFPLVLVSVGCVIGFPLLSSLALQYITSAHSIVFLGMLPMVTAVFGVLRGGERPHPVFWFFSIVGSLLVIGFAVSQGISASPIGDILMLAAVILCGLGYAEGAKLSKTLGGWQVISWALILALPLMIPLFFIYFPAHVETVSTQGWLGLAYISLFSMFIGFIFWYKGLAQGGITSVGQLQLLQPFFGLALAAYLLHEPVSIGMVGITIGVILCVAGTKKFAK, encoded by the coding sequence ATGATTACAAATACAATTTCAAAAGATCAGGCTCTTAGCGGATGGATCAATGGCTTCATTGGGGTGTTGTTGTTCAGTGGATCTTTGCCAGCGACCAAGTTAGCTGTAATGGATATGAGTCCTATTTTTGTAACAATAGCAAGAGCGGCAATAGCAGGGGTACTTGCTTTAGCGGTTCTATTAATTTATAAAGAAAAACGTCCTGTAAAAGAACAGATATTTCCTTTAGTTTTAGTTTCTGTAGGTTGTGTTATTGGCTTTCCTTTACTTTCTTCTTTAGCGCTTCAATATATTACTTCAGCACATTCTATTGTATTTTTAGGTATGCTTCCTATGGTTACAGCGGTATTTGGTGTATTGAGAGGAGGCGAGCGTCCTCATCCGGTTTTCTGGTTCTTTTCGATTGTTGGTAGTCTTTTGGTAATAGGTTTTGCAGTTTCCCAGGGAATTTCAGCTTCTCCTATTGGCGATATATTGATGCTGGCTGCTGTGATCTTATGTGGATTGGGCTATGCTGAAGGGGCTAAATTATCCAAAACATTAGGCGGATGGCAGGTGATTTCCTGGGCATTGATCCTGGCTCTACCATTAATGATCCCATTATTCTTCATTTATTTCCCTGCTCATGTTGAAACTGTGAGTACTCAGGGATGGCTTGGTTTAGCCTATATTTCTTTATTTAGCATGTTTATCGGATTTATCTTCTGGTATAAAGGATTAGCACAGGGAGGGATTACAAGTGTGGGTCAGTTACAGCTTTTACAACCGTTTTTTGGGTTGGCACTCGCTGCGTATTTACTTCATGAGCCGGTAAGTATCGGAATGGTTGGTATAACGATTGGGGTTATTCTGTGTGTTGCCGGTACAAAAAAGTTTGCAAAATAA
- a CDS encoding DUF1569 domain-containing protein, with the protein MVKKSLHNPIYFGEIITRISMLTESSVRKWGKMDVAQMLRHCDLVLGIALKKTELDPVNPLFGTIGVLTKIEMQVFNNGIPRNMPTFKKLIVNFECDFNEARVGLLKTMNEYWESFTSHNLPEKHVLFGKMDDKDWGFLEYKHLNHHLKQFSV; encoded by the coding sequence TTGGTAAAAAAGAGTCTCCATAATCCCATTTATTTTGGTGAAATCATTACCAGGATTTCAATGCTTACCGAAAGTTCCGTACGGAAGTGGGGGAAAATGGATGTTGCTCAGATGCTCAGGCATTGCGATCTGGTTCTGGGTATTGCGTTAAAAAAAACAGAGCTCGACCCTGTCAATCCTCTTTTTGGGACAATAGGTGTTCTCACAAAAATAGAAATGCAGGTTTTTAATAATGGAATTCCCCGGAATATGCCTACTTTTAAAAAACTAATCGTTAATTTTGAATGTGATTTTAACGAGGCCAGAGTAGGGCTTTTAAAAACAATGAATGAGTATTGGGAAAGCTTCACCAGTCATAATCTGCCGGAAAAACATGTGCTTTTCGGTAAAATGGATGACAAAGACTGGGGTTTTTTAGAGTATAAGCATCTCAATCATCATCTTAAACAATTTAGTGTATGA
- a CDS encoding Crp/Fnr family transcriptional regulator, whose protein sequence is MVISENILYNMGAEIKQYAPTELIFNEGDPAQYYYQIITGEVKLNNYGEDGKEFIQNILTEGQCCGESILFIDKAYPMNAQAITECQIVRLSKNLFFELLAQSPELYFEISSFLSQRLYYKYIMMQNISSLNPIIRLTGLMDYLKSFQIEKSKFSFSIPLTRQQMANLTGLCVETVIRSFKKMEKEDIVQIENRKILY, encoded by the coding sequence ATGGTAATTAGCGAAAATATACTATACAATATGGGAGCAGAAATAAAGCAGTATGCCCCCACTGAACTTATTTTTAATGAAGGAGATCCTGCCCAGTATTATTATCAGATTATAACGGGAGAAGTAAAACTCAATAATTACGGGGAGGATGGAAAAGAATTTATACAGAATATCCTTACAGAAGGGCAGTGCTGTGGAGAATCAATTCTTTTTATCGATAAGGCGTATCCCATGAATGCACAGGCAATTACAGAATGTCAAATTGTAAGACTGTCTAAAAACCTGTTTTTTGAATTACTGGCACAATCTCCTGAATTGTATTTTGAAATCAGCAGTTTTCTGTCTCAGCGTTTGTATTATAAATACATTATGATGCAAAACATATCTTCACTGAATCCTATTATACGACTTACAGGACTGATGGATTATCTGAAAAGTTTTCAGATTGAAAAGAGTAAGTTTTCTTTTTCTATTCCTTTGACCCGTCAGCAAATGGCTAACCTTACCGGATTATGCGTAGAGACGGTAATCAGATCCTTTAAAAAAATGGAAAAAGAAGATATCGTCCAGATTGAAAACAGAAAAATTTTGTATTAA
- a CDS encoding CinA family protein, with the protein MKFQQNLLKYISQSLLTTGETISVAESVTSGLIQLAFSQMPNASLFYNGGITAYTMSEKIIFLNVDKEEADLCDSVSENIAETMALNVAKLFDTDWSIATTGYCTPVKKSLYKIFAYFSFSYKGEIILSKRLELHHKTQALDAQLYYTEFILGCFKSELNQILILK; encoded by the coding sequence ATGAAATTTCAACAAAATTTACTCAAATATATTAGTCAGTCTCTGCTTACAACTGGTGAGACCATCTCTGTCGCTGAAAGTGTGACTTCAGGATTGATACAACTTGCATTTTCTCAAATGCCTAATGCTTCTCTATTCTATAATGGTGGTATTACAGCTTATACAATGTCCGAAAAGATCATTTTTTTGAATGTAGATAAAGAGGAGGCCGATTTATGTGACTCTGTTTCAGAAAATATAGCAGAAACGATGGCATTAAACGTTGCAAAATTATTTGACACTGACTGGTCAATTGCTACAACCGGTTATTGCACGCCGGTGAAAAAGTCATTGTATAAAATCTTTGCTTATTTTTCATTTTCATATAAAGGAGAAATTATTCTCTCCAAAAGGTTAGAATTGCACCACAAAACCCAGGCATTAGATGCTCAGCTTTATTATACAGAATTTATTTTAGGATGTTTTAAAAGTGAATTGAATCAAATATTAATTCTAAAATAA
- the ytxJ gene encoding bacillithiol system redox-active protein YtxJ, whose translation MSFFDKIFGGKEEKPEQKSFWKKIESEEDLAAAIEKSYKNRIAIFKHSTSCFISKTVLRNFESEINDLGTDVDLYFLDLLAYRSISNKIADDLDVNHQSPQLIVIENGKAINNASHQNISVTQITQ comes from the coding sequence ATGAGTTTTTTTGATAAAATATTTGGTGGAAAAGAAGAAAAACCAGAACAGAAGTCTTTCTGGAAAAAGATTGAATCTGAAGAAGATTTAGCAGCGGCTATTGAAAAGTCATACAAAAATAGAATTGCAATATTCAAGCACTCTACGAGCTGTTTTATCAGCAAAACAGTATTGAGGAATTTTGAATCAGAAATCAATGATCTGGGTACCGATGTAGACCTTTATTTTTTAGATCTACTTGCATACAGGTCAATTTCCAATAAAATCGCTGATGATCTGGATGTCAACCATCAGAGTCCTCAGTTAATTGTCATAGAAAACGGAAAAGCGATTAATAACGCTTCACACCAAAATATATCCGTAACCCAAATCACACAATGA